A part of Chloroflexota bacterium genomic DNA contains:
- a CDS encoding NAD(P)H-binding protein, whose translation MILISGGTGFIGNILIRHLSDNGYPIKLLIRPSDHSPNLPKGLPVEVTVASLQDERGLRAAMKGVDIVYHLASAESHGRLARLDDVDIKGTLAITRAAKQAKVDRLIYLSHLGADRASAFPLLKAKGIAEHFIRQSGTPYTIFRSAVAYGEGDHFTNNLAALLKRSPGVALLPGGGLTQLQPIWVEDLATVLSWTLDMEGTIDETIEIGGPEYLTFLEICKLVSAAIGIKRYYLSTSQVVLNIVTESLEILAPAFPTSVFWLDYLAANRTSSLDTLPTRFDLLPAKMSQRLGYLKGKDFRPRAFKKWHPYPKISQRKKTSN comes from the coding sequence ATGATACTCATCTCCGGTGGAACCGGGTTTATCGGTAATATTCTGATCAGGCACCTTTCAGATAACGGCTATCCAATTAAACTCCTGATTCGTCCTTCAGATCACTCACCAAACCTACCCAAGGGCTTGCCCGTGGAGGTGACGGTGGCGAGTCTGCAGGATGAGAGGGGGCTTCGAGCAGCTATGAAAGGCGTTGATATTGTCTACCACCTCGCCAGCGCTGAATCGCATGGTCGTCTGGCCCGGCTGGATGATGTTGATATCAAAGGCACCCTGGCGATTACCCGGGCTGCCAAACAGGCAAAGGTGGACCGTCTCATTTATCTCAGTCACCTCGGCGCTGATCGGGCGTCAGCATTTCCCTTATTAAAAGCAAAAGGGATTGCGGAACATTTTATCCGTCAATCCGGCACACCCTATACCATTTTCCGTTCTGCTGTTGCATACGGTGAAGGCGATCATTTCACCAATAACCTGGCGGCGTTACTGAAACGTTCGCCAGGCGTTGCCCTTTTGCCGGGCGGTGGGCTAACACAACTTCAGCCAATCTGGGTGGAAGATCTGGCAACTGTGCTCTCATGGACGCTTGACATGGAGGGTACGATTGATGAGACCATTGAGATTGGCGGCCCGGAGTATCTGACTTTTCTTGAAATCTGTAAATTGGTCTCTGCGGCAATTGGCATTAAACGTTATTATTTATCAACATCGCAGGTTGTCCTAAATATTGTTACTGAATCACTGGAGATTTTAGCGCCTGCTTTTCCAACCTCAGTATTTTGGTTGGATTATCTGGCAGCAAACCGAACAAGCAGTCTTGACACTTTACCAACCCGTTTTGACTTATTACCTGCAAAGATGAGCCAGCGGTTAGGATACCTGAAAGGGAAGGATTTCCGTCCGAGAGCATTCAAAAAGTGGCATCCTTACCCAAAAATTTCTCAACGAAAGAAGACATCAAATTAA
- the ftsZ gene encoding cell division protein FtsZ, with the protein MMNSQSTEKVNRTPIEAKPPVIKVVGLGGGGCNAVNRMIEHGMSGVEFIACNTDVQALESSLADVKVQLGPKCTRGLGAGSLPSVGEKAAEESFQALADALDGADMVFLTAGMGGGTGTGSIPVAARVSKHLGAVTIAVVTTPFSFEMTKRQKNAVIGLQKLRQYTHTLITVPNDRLLEVAPEDLTLEMAFKMADDVLRQGVQGISELLTETGLINVDFAHIRHVMELGGGALMSIGTGEGEGKALKALDQALNHPLLEKVDLSTATGVIANFTGGPDLTFAEVAETLNHLHEEAGNAAEIIPGVINDPNLTDRTQVILIVTGLGGLPLEKAIPGAEKYLADLPVNDSIPQSEPASSYFEMPNKQHREPAFAYTPGQAHINANDLDVPAFLRKRMRG; encoded by the coding sequence ATGATGAATTCTCAATCCACTGAAAAAGTCAATAGAACACCCATCGAAGCCAAGCCACCGGTTATCAAAGTGGTTGGCCTGGGCGGTGGTGGCTGCAACGCTGTTAACCGGATGATCGAACATGGGATGTCCGGCGTTGAATTCATTGCCTGTAATACGGATGTTCAAGCGCTGGAAAGCTCCCTGGCGGATGTCAAGGTTCAGTTAGGCCCTAAATGCACCCGAGGCCTCGGTGCTGGCAGCCTGCCTTCAGTCGGTGAAAAGGCCGCTGAGGAAAGCTTCCAGGCTTTGGCAGATGCCCTCGATGGTGCAGATATGGTCTTCCTGACCGCAGGGATGGGCGGCGGGACCGGGACTGGCTCCATTCCAGTTGCAGCCCGTGTTTCCAAGCACCTTGGTGCTGTGACCATCGCTGTTGTGACGACCCCCTTCTCGTTTGAGATGACTAAACGCCAGAAAAATGCGGTGATTGGCCTGCAAAAGCTCCGCCAATACACCCATACCCTAATAACCGTGCCTAATGACCGCCTACTGGAGGTTGCGCCTGAGGACCTGACCCTAGAAATGGCCTTCAAAATGGCGGATGATGTCCTGCGCCAGGGCGTGCAGGGTATTTCCGAGTTATTGACGGAAACCGGCCTGATCAACGTCGATTTCGCCCACATTCGGCATGTGATGGAATTGGGCGGCGGCGCATTGATGTCCATTGGGACAGGCGAAGGCGAAGGTAAGGCACTGAAAGCCCTCGACCAGGCTCTGAACCACCCCCTGTTAGAAAAAGTGGATCTCAGCACAGCAACCGGTGTGATCGCCAATTTCACCGGTGGTCCGGACCTAACTTTTGCAGAAGTGGCCGAGACTTTGAACCACCTGCATGAAGAAGCAGGTAACGCCGCAGAGATCATCCCTGGCGTGATTAATGACCCCAACCTGACTGATCGTACCCAGGTGATCCTGATCGTCACTGGACTTGGCGGACTGCCATTGGAAAAAGCCATTCCCGGAGCTGAGAAATACCTCGCTGACCTTCCGGTTAATGACAGCATTCCGCAGTCAGAACCGGCTTCCTCATATTTTGAGATGCCAAATAAACAGCACCGGGAACCTGCTTTTGCCTATACACCCGGGCAAGCACACATCAACGCCAATGATCTTGATGTCCCGGCCTTCCTCAGAAAACGGATGCGAGGCTGA
- a CDS encoding glycerate kinase, with the protein MALITTESFENRVLHRNGQMGEAAKVVMAAALNAVDPYSCVQDHIKRDENAIEFNGERVELAEIDRIFLVGVGKASVPMTMAVLDGLDDLIAKAFAVTKDAKFLEMNGFLDKLEVFQGGHPVPSEASVQATREVLNRIPSLTERDLVIAAISGGGSALFTDPVEGITLADLQAMTTLLLKSGADIQEINTIRKHLDMVKGGRLAARWAPARIQTLILSDVIGDDLDMIASGPTVADPTTFEDAWAIVEKYHLQQLMPKPVRDVLKSGLVGKLPETVKPSDFDSMPVSNHLVGTNTLAALAAKKQAEKLGFNAKVLTTILTGLTGEVAIGLGELILVETVIRKDEAWPKCLILGGETTVNVTGTGKGGRNQDLVVRMVKFLAEKEGMLFISLATDGDDGPTDAAGAVADGQVYQEGAEKLGLNIEEYIANNDAYEYLKQTGCLLMTGATGTNVNDLIFIFIDKGDWVYAADEI; encoded by the coding sequence ATGGCATTGATAACCACAGAATCGTTTGAAAATCGAGTGCTACACAGAAATGGACAAATGGGTGAAGCTGCTAAGGTGGTTATGGCTGCGGCGCTCAATGCTGTGGATCCTTACTCCTGTGTTCAAGACCATATTAAGAGGGATGAAAATGCCATTGAATTCAATGGAGAGCGAGTCGAATTAGCAGAAATTGATCGGATCTTTCTCGTGGGAGTTGGTAAAGCCTCGGTCCCAATGACGATGGCGGTTTTGGATGGCCTGGATGATTTGATTGCGAAAGCATTCGCGGTAACGAAGGATGCGAAATTTCTGGAGATGAATGGTTTTTTAGACAAACTGGAGGTCTTTCAAGGTGGTCACCCTGTACCCTCAGAGGCATCTGTCCAGGCAACCCGAGAAGTCCTCAACAGGATTCCCTCACTTACTGAAAGAGATTTGGTGATTGCAGCCATCTCGGGTGGTGGGTCGGCCCTGTTCACCGATCCAGTCGAGGGGATCACCCTTGCAGATTTACAGGCGATGACGACCTTGCTGTTGAAGAGCGGCGCGGATATTCAGGAGATCAATACCATCCGCAAACATTTGGATATGGTTAAAGGCGGACGACTGGCAGCTCGATGGGCACCAGCTCGGATTCAAACGCTTATCCTTTCAGATGTTATTGGTGATGATTTGGATATGATCGCATCTGGTCCAACAGTGGCCGATCCGACTACATTTGAAGATGCTTGGGCCATTGTTGAGAAATATCACCTGCAACAGCTCATGCCAAAACCAGTGAGAGATGTTCTGAAGAGCGGTTTGGTAGGGAAACTACCTGAGACGGTGAAACCCAGTGATTTCGACAGTATGCCTGTTAGCAATCATTTGGTTGGGACAAACACTTTGGCTGCGCTGGCGGCCAAAAAACAAGCTGAGAAACTCGGTTTCAATGCAAAAGTGTTGACCACGATCTTGACCGGATTAACGGGCGAGGTTGCCATTGGTTTGGGGGAACTTATTCTGGTAGAAACAGTGATAAGAAAGGATGAAGCATGGCCCAAGTGTCTTATCCTGGGCGGTGAAACAACTGTCAATGTGACGGGAACGGGAAAGGGGGGGCGCAATCAGGATCTGGTGGTGAGGATGGTGAAGTTCCTGGCAGAAAAGGAGGGCATGCTCTTCATCTCATTGGCGACAGATGGCGATGATGGCCCAACGGATGCGGCAGGGGCAGTGGCGGATGGCCAGGTCTATCAAGAAGGGGCTGAAAAACTCGGGTTGAATATTGAGGAATATATTGCCAATAATGACGCCTATGAGTACTTAAAACAAACCGGCTGCCTGCTAATGACTGGGGCAACCGGGACAAATGTCAATGATTTAATTTTTATCTTTATTGATAAAGGTGATTGGGTTTATGCAGCAGACGAAATATGA
- a CDS encoding alpha-amylase, giving the protein MYEFHVSRLAREKFGFDQTLFATDGNVVFADFLAARTFTQKINQKRDLANYPERAVRAGEINAIGLVDEILHMVFALYRKQIDSKVLTNALDDLTDTLGEKQVNLMLTRFTEEFPPSAVYKKDQPVEEYLAGTTEGVSHKLITLEEIIMLWVTNQNPAVSSFSELFDDTQLSQATIYRQVMESLQLFFKDQPDFGPDQQDLLAMLRAPAVAVPNSLSGQLEYIRKHWGSLLGDYLYRLLNSLDLIHEEEKAIFSGPGPTLVPSYDQSAMIDEENFSPDSDWMPRTVMIAKNTYVWLYQLSEEYHREITRLDQIPDDELDKLASWGFNGLWLIGLWERSEASREIKQLCGNPEAVASAYSLRNYAIADALGGDEAYQRLRERAWQRGIRLASDMVPNHMGIDSDWVLQHPDWFLSLPYSPFPSYSFNGQDLSPDDHVGIYIEDHYYDRTDAAVVFKRVDRWSGDTRYIFHGNDGTSMPWNDTAQLNYLREDVREAVIQTILHVARKFPIIRFDAAMTLAKKHYQRLWFPSPGTGGAIPSRSDHSMTKAQFDEVFPVEFWREVVERVASEVPDTLLLAEAFWLMEGYFVRTLGMHRVYNSAFMNMLRNEENAKYRQLIKNTLEFDPQILKRYVNFMNNPDEKTAVEQFGKGDKYFGICTLMATMPGLPMFGHGQIEGYSEKYGMEYYRPYWEEDPDNYLIQRHEHDIFPILRHRMIFAGVENFLLYDFYSGEGRVDENVFAYSNGTGGQRGLVVYHNHFGSTRGWVKWSAGYLNKGNDQIESKPLAEGLRINAAPNRFVIFRDIHSGLEYIRSTEEIRDKGLYFELDAYAYQVLIDFHEVEDNGEGQYRQLTNYLNGRGVPSINEAIRELMLAPVLNPIRELINAQNLHDIFTARVTDPTIKLNPEVLHVQSEKFRYLIQSVNGFVNGQQNTEAIIQEMQAGLESILKLRIFETRYPFPGSKQYSEIVEYVQNNLVDYSFIWTVLVVWNDLRLLGRIITPEGSYTEISRSWLDEWGLARHVDQTLQEMGFDAGQAHSAVSILKLLVSQQEWTTHLEGETAAGLMEKWLGSQEVRSFLGVNRHRDVLWFNKEAFESMMWWMMTIGLIDQVSKPDLSLTEAVENLFTAYTLVQTILEAEKDSDYQVEKLLEGLK; this is encoded by the coding sequence ATGTATGAATTCCATGTTTCCAGACTGGCACGTGAAAAATTTGGTTTTGATCAGACCTTGTTTGCCACGGATGGAAATGTGGTTTTTGCAGATTTTCTGGCTGCGCGCACTTTTACGCAAAAGATCAATCAGAAACGTGACCTCGCAAATTACCCTGAACGCGCTGTTCGCGCAGGTGAGATCAATGCCATTGGTCTGGTTGACGAAATCCTCCATATGGTCTTTGCCCTCTACCGGAAACAGATTGATTCAAAGGTTCTGACGAATGCACTGGATGATCTGACGGATACATTGGGAGAAAAACAGGTCAACCTGATGCTGACCCGTTTCACGGAAGAATTCCCACCCAGCGCTGTCTACAAAAAGGATCAACCCGTCGAAGAATATCTCGCCGGTACGACCGAAGGTGTCTCACATAAGCTCATCACCCTTGAAGAGATCATCATGTTATGGGTCACCAACCAGAATCCGGCGGTCTCCTCCTTCTCAGAATTATTTGATGATACCCAACTCTCTCAGGCCACCATCTACCGGCAGGTGATGGAAAGCCTGCAGTTATTCTTCAAAGACCAGCCCGATTTCGGACCGGATCAGCAGGACCTGCTCGCCATGCTGCGTGCCCCTGCGGTTGCCGTGCCGAATTCACTCTCTGGTCAGTTGGAATATATCCGCAAGCATTGGGGCTCCCTACTGGGAGATTACCTATATCGCCTGCTCAATTCGCTGGACCTGATCCATGAAGAGGAAAAGGCCATTTTCAGCGGTCCCGGTCCCACCCTGGTGCCCAGCTATGACCAGTCAGCCATGATCGATGAAGAGAATTTCTCTCCCGATAGCGACTGGATGCCACGGACGGTGATGATCGCCAAGAATACCTATGTCTGGCTTTACCAGCTCTCAGAAGAATATCATAGGGAAATCACCCGGCTTGACCAGATTCCCGACGATGAACTGGATAAGCTGGCCAGTTGGGGGTTCAATGGGCTCTGGCTGATCGGCCTGTGGGAGCGCAGTGAAGCCTCCCGTGAGATCAAGCAGCTTTGCGGTAATCCGGAAGCAGTCGCCTCAGCCTACTCCCTCCGTAACTACGCCATTGCCGACGCTCTGGGTGGTGATGAAGCCTATCAGCGCCTGCGGGAACGCGCCTGGCAGCGAGGCATTCGGCTGGCGAGTGATATGGTGCCCAACCATATGGGCATCGATTCAGACTGGGTGCTCCAGCACCCGGATTGGTTCCTGTCCTTACCCTACAGCCCCTTCCCATCCTACAGCTTCAACGGCCAAGACCTCAGCCCGGATGACCATGTTGGCATTTATATTGAAGACCATTATTATGACCGCACCGACGCTGCCGTCGTCTTCAAGCGTGTGGACCGTTGGAGCGGGGATACCCGTTACATCTTCCACGGTAACGATGGCACCAGCATGCCCTGGAATGACACTGCCCAATTGAACTACCTACGGGAGGATGTCCGGGAAGCCGTTATCCAAACCATTCTGCATGTGGCCCGTAAGTTCCCCATCATCCGTTTTGATGCCGCCATGACCCTGGCCAAGAAGCATTACCAGCGCCTCTGGTTCCCCTCCCCGGGAACGGGCGGCGCCATTCCCAGCCGGTCAGACCACAGCATGACCAAAGCGCAATTTGACGAAGTGTTCCCAGTGGAATTCTGGCGGGAAGTCGTTGAACGGGTGGCAAGCGAAGTCCCTGATACCTTGCTGTTGGCTGAGGCGTTCTGGTTAATGGAAGGCTACTTTGTCCGGACTCTGGGGATGCATCGGGTCTATAACAGCGCTTTTATGAACATGCTGCGAAACGAGGAAAATGCTAAATATCGTCAGCTGATCAAAAATACACTTGAGTTTGACCCCCAAATCCTCAAGCGCTATGTCAATTTCATGAATAATCCCGATGAAAAGACCGCGGTTGAGCAGTTTGGTAAAGGTGACAAGTATTTTGGCATCTGCACCTTAATGGCAACGATGCCCGGCCTCCCTATGTTTGGGCATGGGCAGATTGAAGGTTATTCGGAAAAATATGGCATGGAATATTACCGGCCCTATTGGGAAGAAGATCCGGATAATTACCTGATCCAACGCCATGAACACGACATCTTCCCAATCCTCCGACATCGGATGATTTTTGCTGGGGTGGAAAACTTCCTGCTCTATGACTTCTATTCCGGTGAAGGCCGTGTAGACGAGAATGTCTTTGCCTATTCCAACGGCACAGGCGGACAGAGAGGGCTGGTCGTTTACCATAACCACTTTGGCAGCACTCGGGGATGGGTCAAATGGTCCGCGGGTTACCTGAACAAGGGAAACGATCAGATCGAATCCAAACCGCTGGCTGAGGGCTTGAGAATCAACGCGGCGCCTAACCGGTTTGTGATCTTCAGGGATATCCATTCCGGACTGGAATACATCCGCTCCACAGAAGAAATTCGTGATAAAGGCCTCTATTTTGAGCTCGATGCCTATGCTTATCAGGTGCTGATTGATTTCCATGAGGTTGAGGACAATGGTGAAGGGCAATATCGCCAGCTTACCAATTACCTCAATGGCCGGGGTGTACCCAGTATCAATGAAGCCATCCGGGAATTAATGCTCGCTCCGGTGCTCAATCCCATCCGGGAGCTGATCAACGCTCAAAACCTGCATGATATCTTCACTGCCAGGGTGACCGATCCCACAATCAAACTCAACCCCGAAGTCCTGCACGTGCAGTCTGAGAAATTCCGTTACCTCATTCAGTCGGTCAACGGCTTTGTCAACGGACAACAAAACACCGAAGCCATCATTCAGGAAATGCAGGCCGGACTGGAAAGCATCCTCAAATTACGCATTTTCGAGACCCGCTATCCCTTCCCGGGGTCAAAACAATATTCCGAAATTGTTGAATATGTGCAAAATAACCTCGTGGATTATTCATTCATCTGGACTGTTTTAGTGGTGTGGAATGATTTGAGGCTGTTAGGTCGGATCATCACCCCCGAAGGCTCATACACTGAGATCAGCCGCAGCTGGCTGGACGAATGGGGGCTCGCTCGCCATGTCGATCAGACCCTGCAGGAGATGGGCTTCGATGCCGGTCAGGCGCACAGTGCCGTCTCCATTCTCAAATTACTGGTCAGTCAGCAGGAATGGACAACGCATCTCGAAGGTGAAACAGCCGCCGGTTTGATGGAAAAATGGCTGGGCAGCCAGGAGGTCCGTTCCTTCCTGGGTGTCAATCGGCATCGGGACGTCCTGTGGTTTAACAAGGAAGCTTTTGAATCGATGATGTGGTGGATGATGACCATCGGATTGATCGATCAGGTCTCAAAACCTGATCTGAGCCTAACGGAAGCCGTTGAGAATCTCTTTACCGCCTACACCTTAGTGCAGACGATCCTGGAAGCCGAAAAAGACTCCGATTATCAGGTGGAAAAGCTGCTGGAAGGGTTGAAATAG
- a CDS encoding DUF3536 domain-containing protein, whose product MGLKAVTVHAHFYQPPREDPLSGLIPDETGAEPFRNWNERILSECYKPNAELGNYAKLSFNFGPTILNWMEGYDPGTYFAIIEQERDNFLKYGVGNGMAQAYNHTILPLAKTRDKTTQIKWGIADFTHRFGHQPMGMWLPETAVDMETLTILADNGIQYTILAPWQVKGLSNPFTNDCYYVQLPGNLEPMIVFLYDQGLSTSVSFMNEATRNADYFVDHWINPTFSNVNLDGDRMLLIASDGELYGHHKTFREKFLAHMLNGALHSREYEITYPGLWLQTHKPTQTVELIENTSWSCHHGVERWRTECGCTPGATWKAPLRLGMEKLADEIDQAYADFLTPLTKHVWDLRDEYIKVLLGEISLSELFLKYIPETLAPETAAKVGMLLAAQYERQRMFTSCGWFFEHFHRIEPQNNIAYAAQAVWLTKKATGINLKTTAMDAFKQVKDVRTGLRGDTVFAERYNRSKDFSESAVSYFNPSSSFST is encoded by the coding sequence ATGGGATTAAAAGCTGTTACTGTCCACGCTCATTTTTACCAACCCCCAAGAGAAGACCCCTTATCCGGATTGATTCCCGATGAGACCGGCGCCGAACCCTTTCGAAATTGGAATGAGCGGATCCTCTCTGAATGCTATAAACCCAATGCGGAACTGGGGAATTATGCAAAGTTAAGTTTCAATTTTGGCCCGACCATTCTTAACTGGATGGAAGGTTATGATCCAGGGACTTATTTTGCGATTATTGAGCAGGAACGGGATAACTTCCTGAAATATGGTGTCGGCAATGGCATGGCCCAGGCCTATAATCATACGATTTTGCCGCTGGCTAAAACAAGGGATAAAACGACCCAAATCAAATGGGGCATAGCTGATTTTACCCACCGTTTTGGTCATCAGCCGATGGGCATGTGGCTGCCTGAGACGGCTGTGGATATGGAAACTTTGACCATTTTGGCCGACAATGGCATCCAATACACCATTTTAGCCCCCTGGCAGGTCAAAGGTTTGAGCAACCCATTCACGAATGATTGTTATTATGTGCAATTGCCGGGAAATCTTGAACCAATGATTGTCTTTTTATATGACCAAGGTCTTAGTACCTCGGTCAGTTTTATGAATGAAGCCACTCGCAACGCTGATTACTTCGTTGACCACTGGATCAATCCCACATTTTCAAATGTCAATCTGGATGGCGATCGCATGCTCCTGATCGCTTCAGATGGGGAGCTCTATGGCCATCATAAGACCTTCCGCGAGAAATTCCTGGCGCATATGCTCAACGGTGCCCTACACAGCCGTGAATATGAGATCACTTATCCCGGATTATGGCTGCAGACGCATAAACCAACACAGACAGTTGAGTTGATTGAGAATACATCCTGGAGCTGCCATCATGGGGTGGAACGCTGGCGCACCGAGTGTGGCTGCACCCCTGGTGCAACCTGGAAAGCCCCGCTGCGCCTCGGTATGGAAAAGCTGGCGGATGAGATCGACCAGGCCTATGCGGATTTTCTGACTCCTTTGACAAAACATGTCTGGGATTTGCGTGATGAATACATCAAGGTGCTTTTAGGGGAGATCAGTCTGAGCGAATTGTTCCTTAAATATATACCGGAAACGCTGGCACCTGAAACCGCAGCGAAAGTTGGGATGCTCCTGGCTGCCCAATATGAACGCCAAAGGATGTTCACCTCCTGCGGCTGGTTCTTTGAGCATTTCCACCGCATTGAACCGCAGAACAACATCGCCTATGCGGCCCAGGCAGTTTGGTTGACTAAAAAAGCCACCGGTATCAATCTGAAGACTACTGCGATGGATGCCTTCAAGCAAGTAAAAGATGTGCGGACCGGATTGCGCGGAGATACCGTCTTCGCGGAACGCTATAACCGATCCAAGGATTTTTCAGAGAGCGCTGTCTCCTATTTCAACCCTTCCAGCAGCTTTTCCACCTGA
- a CDS encoding thiolase domain-containing protein, with product MRDVAVIGIGQTRVDEHWDKSLRELAGEAALEAKAEAQVAQIESIYVGNMMSGVANQQGQLGSMVADWIGQRFTDAVKIESACSSGSAAFRMAYLAVASGQSDITLAVGVEKMTDSPSNEITGALATAADADWEVDHGLSFVALNALIMKRYMHEYGWQGIDFAEFAINAHANAAHNPYARFQKPITEEQFIKSTMICDPINLMDASPIGDGAAAAILVPVEMLAPNMPRIVIAGSSAATDSISVHDRAQPLWLSAAERSSKAAYAQAGIKPEDIDVFEYHDAFTIMAALSLEANGFAESGKGPVLAKEGEIKVNGKIPVATRGGLKARGHPVGATGMYQIVEVVQQLRGQAISTQVPDPEFGMAQNIGGSGSNIVTHILKREN from the coding sequence ATGCGAGATGTTGCGGTAATTGGCATCGGCCAAACCAGGGTCGATGAACATTGGGATAAATCATTACGCGAACTGGCCGGCGAAGCTGCCCTGGAAGCCAAGGCGGAAGCTCAAGTCGCTCAGATCGAAAGCATCTATGTCGGCAACATGATGTCTGGGGTTGCCAACCAACAAGGTCAGCTGGGGTCAATGGTCGCGGATTGGATCGGTCAGCGATTTACAGATGCGGTCAAGATCGAATCAGCCTGTAGCTCCGGCAGCGCCGCTTTCCGAATGGCCTACCTGGCCGTTGCCTCAGGACAATCGGATATTACGCTGGCCGTCGGCGTGGAAAAAATGACGGATTCACCCAGCAATGAGATAACCGGTGCACTGGCAACCGCGGCCGATGCGGATTGGGAAGTGGACCACGGGCTCTCGTTTGTAGCCCTCAACGCGCTGATTATGAAGCGTTACATGCATGAATATGGCTGGCAGGGAATTGATTTTGCGGAATTCGCGATCAACGCACATGCCAACGCTGCTCATAACCCATATGCCCGATTCCAAAAGCCGATCACCGAAGAACAATTCATCAAGTCAACCATGATCTGCGATCCCATTAACCTGATGGACGCCTCCCCCATTGGGGATGGCGCGGCAGCCGCCATCCTGGTGCCAGTCGAAATGCTGGCGCCCAACATGCCTCGAATCGTGATTGCAGGTTCCTCAGCAGCCACGGACAGCATTTCAGTCCATGACCGTGCCCAACCCCTCTGGCTTTCCGCAGCAGAGAGATCCTCCAAAGCGGCCTATGCCCAGGCTGGGATCAAACCTGAGGATATTGATGTCTTTGAATATCACGACGCTTTCACCATCATGGCCGCCCTCTCACTGGAGGCCAATGGCTTTGCTGAATCCGGCAAGGGGCCAGTCTTGGCAAAGGAAGGCGAAATAAAAGTGAACGGCAAAATCCCCGTTGCCACCCGCGGTGGTCTCAAGGCCCGAGGGCATCCGGTGGGCGCGACCGGGATGTATCAGATCGTCGAAGTGGTCCAACAGCTGCGCGGTCAGGCCATCAGCACGCAGGTGCCCGATCCTGAATTCGGCATGGCCCAGAATATCGGCGGCAGCGGTTCCAATATTGTGACCCATATCCTGAAAAGGGAGAATTAG